In a genomic window of Pleurocapsa sp. PCC 7319:
- a CDS encoding phosphate-starvation-inducible PsiE family protein, which translates to MNNTMGVQSNNRSFESRFSLKRMFKSLDNFQDVLVFGCGIALVFKMCLVLVDTFMGLSAGADIKQVTGQSLFLLILVELFRLVAVYLKHHRIYVGVAVELAVVSALREVIVEGIIHLSAMHIFAICAFLASMGALMFISYKVEDLPKEH; encoded by the coding sequence ATGAATAATACAATGGGTGTTCAAAGCAATAATCGTTCTTTCGAGTCTAGATTCAGTCTTAAGCGGATGTTTAAAAGTCTCGATAACTTCCAAGACGTACTTGTCTTCGGCTGCGGGATTGCTTTGGTATTTAAAATGTGTCTGGTCTTAGTAGATACTTTTATGGGATTAAGCGCAGGAGCAGATATTAAGCAAGTTACTGGTCAAAGTCTCTTTTTATTAATCTTAGTAGAATTATTCCGCCTAGTGGCAGTTTATTTAAAACATCATCGCATCTATGTGGGCGTAGCGGTAGAACTTGCTGTTGTATCTGCCTTAAGAGAAGTAATTGTTGAAGGTATAATTCACCTGAGTGCAATGCACATCTTCGCTATCTGTGCTTTCTTAGCCTCTATGGGAGCTCTGATGTTTATTAGCTATAAAGTCGAAGATTTACCAAAAGAACACTAA
- a CDS encoding universal stress protein yields the protein MINRILVAVDRSERNKSVFNSAVALAKTTGSTLMLLHVLSDEEAGYPMLPTYAYYPIVDDRNYEMYHEKLEEYKQWGIDFLQQLTQQATEEGVATEYTQLTGNPGRTICELADTWEADLILVGSRGLKGIKEMFLGSVSNYVTHHAPCSVLIVRLAIAGESDSNDITSEEKLASNNQ from the coding sequence ATGATCAATAGAATCCTGGTAGCAGTAGACCGTTCCGAAAGAAACAAGTCTGTCTTTAATTCAGCAGTAGCACTTGCCAAAACGACTGGTTCAACTTTGATGCTCTTGCACGTTTTATCGGATGAAGAAGCAGGTTATCCTATGTTGCCAACTTATGCTTATTATCCAATAGTAGATGATCGTAATTACGAAATGTATCACGAAAAGTTAGAAGAGTATAAACAGTGGGGCATTGATTTTTTACAGCAACTAACTCAGCAAGCAACAGAAGAAGGAGTAGCCACTGAATACACTCAATTAACTGGCAATCCAGGACGGACGATTTGTGAATTAGCAGATACTTGGGAAGCTGATTTAATTTTGGTTGGCAGTCGTGGTCTTAAAGGCATTAAAGAAATGTTTCTTGGTAGTGTTAGTAACTATGTTACTCATCATGCGCCTTGTTCAGTTTTAATTGTGCGTTTGGCGATTGCGGGAGAATCAGATTCAAATGATATTACTTCTGAAGAAAAATTAGCTTCTAATAACCAGTAG
- a CDS encoding response regulator has product MNVKSCRQRIKANNSNVPIILVVEDDEDNLLFISQTLILLNHNFVTADTGKDALNLATKYEIDLVILDLVLPDINGFEVISLLKQHKLAKNMPIIAISALARKQEIDRAFEAGCDDYLSKPYFIEDLKQKIRHYLASFFQKNIFENSFCSYKLSAIC; this is encoded by the coding sequence ATGAACGTAAAATCCTGTCGTCAAAGAATTAAAGCTAATAATTCTAACGTACCTATTATCTTAGTTGTAGAAGATGATGAAGATAACCTACTGTTTATTTCCCAAACGCTAATTTTATTAAACCATAATTTTGTTACAGCAGATACAGGCAAAGATGCTCTAAATTTAGCAACTAAATATGAGATAGATCTAGTTATTCTTGATTTAGTACTGCCAGATATAAATGGATTTGAGGTAATTAGTCTTCTTAAACAACATAAATTAGCTAAAAATATGCCCATTATCGCTATTTCTGCTCTAGCTAGAAAGCAAGAAATAGATAGAGCTTTTGAGGCTGGTTGCGATGATTATCTAAGTAAACCCTATTTTATTGAAGACCTAAAACAGAAAATTCGCCACTATTTAGCTTCTTTTTTTCAAAAAAACATATTTGAAAACTCATTTTGCTCATACAAGCTATCTGCTATCTGCTAG
- a CDS encoding plasmid replication protein, CyRepA1 family, producing the protein MTQQPTLSPNQSQIRSNYNSAKLNDNTLLPNQLTSAQYQELNLGSGIHPDLIKLNFFHLAGNTALDRLFISDRLSRINTGAVSYSVLKRYRHVEQGGWWVSGVNVLNNYQDDLWGQFKPLQPRLSADKGKIIKYEAPPKHPTGIIALKVSQYIWLKIAEQNNVKLFFSALAFKLRDRNEPISFWEWVVNHPEIPLVITEGAKKAAALLSQGYAAIALPGVFNGYRQPKDEFGRKTGLAKLIPQLEVFAQPGRTIYFAFDRDTKANTIANVNKAIAKTGKLLVRAEAQVKVISWLEPAKGVDDLIVTHGSEAFHHAYNNALTLETWLVQTQVQLTYPININLNQRYLGSLANSKKERSVPRSLFPVPSQTKCTQLEDNQKDTDQNQVSIPTDNVLSAASESTLKIPDDAQLICLKSPKGTGKTHLLEQIVNQATREGKWVLLLTHRIQLGEALCQRVGLPYLTEIKTVEYGTVLGYGLCIDSLHPNSGARFDANNWEDGIVIIDEAEQVIWHLLNSATCTQERVEILSQFKTLIQNNLSGEGKVYLADADLSNVAIDYIVSLAGFHVEPFVVVNDWQPPEEQRWTIYNYEEKNPAHLVRDLVSHIQAGGKPFISCSAQKLQSKWGTQNLESYLQLEFPHKKILRIDSETVADPHHSAYGCIAHLNEILPLYDIAIASPSIETGVSIECKRQITPYTQIPLAFKLLLQGIITSLGKVTTIPHFTSVWAIAQGVQTADSIRQVLARNRSPVPRYLWAAKRGFHKCMVGNGSAVKKALIASTKNKASTNIRFLQAADASLCDLDLNSNFQPESLNTWARRGCYINLTMQNYRRSIIEGLIREGHLVTTPPDPQADILNSASDIEAQLKQVANTKYQVECGQIANSPNPTDAEYQKLKDKRAKTKPERWTERKGNLVRRYGEDIPITTELVTQDDQGWYSKILFHYYLTVGRPYLIQRDSRQLRAIAANTKNRLWLPDFNRSLLSTPLRLLETLITGLLKPGVKHRGSDPNLQLIAELALSNQRELKTFLGLTIVKSDTPIKIAQKLLSLLGLKLTYIGRLGSRKTRERVYVFKPPDDSRERIFASWLQRDQTLMPAKLTNNSSTTSSNSNLLSVSTIGKDNSLSPDTDSSKAKKQLASPYSIQPGTIVKWLRNKEQWIVKATTGIVAKIINKQGEETIVNCQELQFC; encoded by the coding sequence ATGACCCAGCAACCAACTTTATCTCCTAACCAATCTCAAATACGAAGCAATTATAATTCAGCAAAACTAAATGATAATACTCTACTACCCAATCAATTAACTTCTGCTCAATATCAAGAACTTAATCTAGGCAGTGGTATTCATCCGGATCTAATCAAGCTCAACTTTTTTCATTTAGCAGGAAATACAGCATTAGATCGTTTGTTTATATCTGATCGCCTGAGCAGAATTAATACAGGTGCAGTTAGCTATAGTGTACTCAAGCGTTATCGACATGTTGAGCAAGGAGGTTGGTGGGTCTCGGGAGTTAATGTTCTCAACAATTATCAAGACGATCTCTGGGGGCAGTTTAAACCACTTCAGCCTCGACTATCGGCAGATAAGGGCAAGATTATTAAATATGAAGCTCCGCCAAAACACCCGACGGGAATAATTGCGCTCAAAGTTTCTCAATATATATGGCTCAAAATCGCCGAACAAAATAATGTAAAACTATTTTTCTCTGCTCTAGCTTTTAAACTGCGGGACAGAAATGAACCAATATCTTTTTGGGAATGGGTAGTAAACCATCCTGAAATTCCCCTAGTTATTACCGAAGGAGCCAAAAAAGCTGCTGCTTTGTTGAGTCAAGGCTATGCTGCGATCGCTCTTCCTGGTGTCTTCAATGGTTATCGTCAACCAAAAGATGAATTTGGACGCAAAACTGGTTTGGCTAAACTCATACCGCAACTTGAAGTCTTTGCTCAACCTGGACGGACAATTTATTTTGCTTTTGATCGGGATACCAAAGCTAATACTATTGCTAATGTCAATAAAGCGATCGCCAAAACAGGAAAACTCTTAGTCAGAGCTGAAGCTCAGGTAAAAGTGATTAGTTGGTTAGAACCAGCCAAGGGAGTTGATGACCTAATTGTTACTCATGGTTCAGAAGCATTCCATCACGCTTACAATAACGCACTAACTTTAGAAACCTGGTTAGTTCAAACTCAAGTGCAACTTACCTATCCAATTAACATAAATCTCAATCAACGCTACTTAGGTTCTCTAGCTAATTCAAAAAAAGAAAGATCTGTTCCCCGTTCCTTATTCCCTGTTCCCTCTCAGACCAAGTGCACTCAACTAGAAGATAATCAAAAAGACACTGACCAGAATCAAGTATCTATCCCAACAGATAATGTTTTATCAGCAGCCTCTGAATCAACCTTAAAAATTCCCGATGATGCCCAACTTATATGCCTAAAATCCCCCAAAGGTACAGGGAAAACTCATTTACTCGAACAAATTGTCAATCAAGCCACTAGAGAGGGAAAATGGGTTTTGCTATTAACTCACCGCATTCAACTTGGTGAAGCACTATGTCAAAGAGTAGGATTGCCCTACCTGACCGAAATAAAGACAGTTGAATACGGTACTGTACTGGGTTATGGACTGTGCATTGACTCCTTACATCCTAATTCTGGTGCTAGATTTGATGCCAATAACTGGGAAGATGGAATAGTAATTATTGATGAAGCGGAACAAGTTATTTGGCATTTACTCAATTCAGCAACCTGTACTCAAGAGCGAGTTGAGATTTTATCCCAGTTTAAAACCCTAATTCAAAATAATCTTTCTGGAGAGGGAAAAGTCTATTTAGCTGATGCAGATTTATCAAATGTCGCGATTGACTACATTGTTTCCCTTGCTGGTTTTCATGTCGAACCCTTTGTGGTTGTAAACGATTGGCAGCCTCCAGAAGAGCAACGCTGGACAATTTATAACTACGAAGAGAAAAATCCCGCTCATTTAGTTCGTGATTTGGTTAGTCATATTCAAGCTGGTGGCAAACCATTTATTAGTTGTTCAGCTCAAAAACTACAATCGAAATGGGGTACTCAAAATTTAGAATCTTATTTGCAGCTAGAATTTCCCCATAAGAAAATTTTGCGTATCGATTCCGAGACAGTAGCCGATCCTCATCATAGTGCTTATGGTTGCATTGCTCATCTCAATGAAATATTACCGCTTTACGATATTGCGATCGCCTCTCCATCAATTGAAACCGGAGTCAGTATTGAATGTAAACGACAGATTACTCCCTATACTCAAATTCCCCTAGCATTTAAGCTTTTATTACAAGGCATTATCACATCTCTAGGAAAAGTAACTACTATACCCCACTTTACTTCCGTCTGGGCGATCGCCCAAGGAGTACAGACAGCCGATTCGATTCGTCAAGTACTAGCCCGTAACCGTTCCCCTGTTCCTCGTTATCTTTGGGCTGCTAAAAGAGGTTTTCATAAATGTATGGTTGGTAATGGAAGTGCAGTCAAAAAAGCTTTGATTGCTAGCACTAAGAACAAAGCGAGTACTAATATTCGCTTCTTACAGGCTGCTGATGCTTCCTTATGCGATCTCGATCTCAATTCTAATTTCCAACCAGAATCGCTAAATACTTGGGCAAGAAGAGGGTGCTATATCAATCTCACCATGCAAAACTATCGTAGATCTATTATTGAAGGATTAATTAGAGAAGGACATCTAGTCACTACTCCCCCCGATCCTCAAGCAGACATACTAAATTCTGCATCAGATATAGAAGCACAACTAAAACAGGTAGCCAACACCAAATATCAAGTTGAATGTGGTCAGATAGCAAATTCGCCCAATCCCACAGATGCAGAATATCAAAAATTAAAAGATAAACGCGCCAAAACTAAACCAGAAAGATGGACTGAACGTAAAGGCAACTTAGTTAGAAGATATGGCGAAGACATTCCCATTACCACAGAATTGGTCACTCAAGACGATCAAGGTTGGTATTCCAAAATACTTTTTCATTATTATCTTACCGTCGGTAGACCTTATCTAATCCAACGGGATTCACGACAACTTCGAGCGATCGCTGCCAACACTAAGAATCGTCTCTGGCTACCAGATTTCAATCGCAGTTTACTATCGACTCCCTTAAGACTATTAGAAACTTTAATTACTGGTTTACTTAAACCTGGAGTTAAACATCGAGGTAGCGATCCCAATTTACAATTAATAGCTGAATTAGCATTATCGAATCAGAGAGAATTAAAGACATTTCTCGGTTTGACAATAGTTAAATCAGACACACCAATTAAAATTGCTCAGAAACTACTCAGTCTTTTAGGTCTTAAACTTACTTACATCGGTCGTCTTGGTTCCAGAAAAACAAGAGAACGAGTATATGTCTTTAAACCGCCTGATGATAGTAGGGAAAGAATTTTTGCATCCTGGCTTCAGCGAGATCAAACTCTAATGCCAGCCAAACTAACAAATAATTCTTCAACTACCTCCAGTAATTCCAATTTACTTTCGGTGTCCACTATCGGGAAAGATAATTCTTTATCCCCTGATACTGACTCTAGTAAAGCAAAAAAACAATTAGCTTCCCCCTATTCAATTCAACCGGGAACGATAGTTAAATGGCTGAGGAATAAAGAACAATGGATCGTCAAAGCAACTACTGGAATAGTCGCTAAGATTATCAATAAACAAGGAGAGGAAACTATAGTCAACTGCCAAGAACTACAATTCTGCTGA
- a CDS encoding BamA/TamA family outer membrane protein: MSSNLILKLCQFLTSQRYSTFGFSLISIYLALATASWGQKIPIAAISEQQAKLAQVFNQNLNSDDPDTIPLGNEQTIDEIQVNFVDRNNQPVTGKTKPNIIIQEFELKPGDVYDPELAQKGLDRVNDLFIIKRGTLDLKPSTTNNNVVMVVTVEESNPFFLRFGLTLPPPTALQGAARTVTVIPQSHRANGISGGVRLGLLNLGGTNKTISLGVEGGADTLGLDLEYRDFWRHDRGYAVNIFNRQTVEPEFENGDTELNLPDGEGDPWIERFGGGVEYFFPFSEDFEGALGVSYQKVSARDGIFSDSLEPVDENGNQLTFSDNGRDDLLTINFASVLDRRNSTSNPTLGYRLLFGMDQSIPIGDASILYNRLTANYTQFLPLNLFGFTEGDRTLVLNFQGGTVIGDLPPYEGFSLGGSSSVRGFTGGEVGTGRSFVQATAEYRFPMFKFDAFSNKFDVGGTLFVDYGTDLDSADSVKGRPAEVRDKPGSAFGYGLGLRVLTRYGTVRLEFALNDDGGSAFHFNIGERF, from the coding sequence ATGAGTAGTAATTTAATCCTAAAATTATGTCAGTTTTTAACCTCTCAACGTTATTCCACTTTTGGTTTTAGTTTGATTTCTATTTATCTAGCTTTAGCAACAGCCAGCTGGGGACAAAAAATACCTATAGCTGCCATATCAGAGCAACAAGCAAAACTTGCTCAAGTATTTAATCAAAATCTAAATAGCGACGACCCTGATACTATACCCCTCGGTAATGAACAAACTATTGACGAAATTCAAGTTAACTTTGTCGATCGCAACAATCAACCAGTAACTGGAAAAACTAAACCAAATATTATTATCCAAGAGTTTGAACTCAAACCAGGAGACGTTTACGATCCTGAGTTGGCACAGAAAGGTTTAGATAGAGTCAACGATTTGTTCATTATTAAGCGTGGTACTCTTGACCTCAAACCATCAACGACAAACAATAATGTAGTCATGGTAGTGACAGTAGAAGAAAGTAATCCTTTCTTCTTGAGATTTGGTTTGACTTTACCTCCGCCAACAGCCTTACAAGGGGCTGCCAGAACAGTAACAGTTATTCCTCAGTCCCATCGAGCTAATGGAATATCTGGTGGAGTCCGTTTGGGTTTACTTAATTTAGGTGGTACAAACAAAACAATATCTTTGGGTGTTGAAGGGGGCGCAGACACTTTAGGTTTAGACTTAGAATATCGAGATTTTTGGCGCCACGATCGCGGTTATGCAGTGAATATATTTAATCGCCAAACTGTAGAACCAGAATTTGAAAACGGAGATACTGAATTAAATTTACCAGATGGTGAGGGCGATCCTTGGATTGAGAGATTTGGTGGAGGTGTAGAATATTTTTTCCCTTTCAGTGAAGATTTTGAAGGTGCATTAGGGGTATCTTATCAAAAAGTTTCTGCTCGAGATGGTATATTTTCTGATTCATTAGAGCCAGTAGATGAAAATGGCAATCAACTAACTTTTAGTGATAATGGTCGAGATGATTTATTAACTATTAACTTTGCCAGTGTTTTAGATCGACGTAATAGTACCTCTAATCCTACACTGGGATATCGGTTACTGTTTGGTATGGATCAGTCAATTCCGATCGGTGATGCCAGTATTTTATACAACCGTCTGACTGCTAACTATACTCAGTTTTTACCTTTAAACTTATTTGGTTTTACTGAAGGAGATCGGACTTTAGTTTTAAATTTTCAAGGAGGAACAGTGATTGGGGATTTGCCTCCCTACGAAGGATTTAGCTTGGGCGGTTCTAGTTCGGTGCGGGGCTTTACTGGTGGTGAAGTGGGTACTGGAAGAAGTTTTGTGCAAGCTACAGCAGAATACCGCTTTCCGATGTTTAAGTTTGATGCTTTTAGTAACAAATTTGATGTAGGAGGCACTTTATTTGTAGACTATGGAACAGATCTCGATTCAGCAGATAGTGTTAAAGGCAGACCAGCCGAAGTCAGAGATAAACCAGGTAGTGCTTTCGGTTATGGTTTGGGTTTAAGGGTTTTGACTCGTTATGGCACTGTAAGACTAGAATTTGCTCTCAATGATGATGGAGGAAGTGCCTTTCACTTTAATATTGGTGAGCGTTTTTGA
- a CDS encoding Na(+)/H(+) antiporter subunit B — MKWVYIAAGIALFFKMLAMPNPVAEWSEISIVESVVKDSGVSNAVSGIIFRNRLYDTIFEVVVFTIAILGVGFLLANEKPTEKVYQFSDRPSIVLACLGATIAAIVSIELAIRGHLSPGGGFAAGVAGGTAIGLIAITSSSQWMEAVYHKWQAATWEKISVLVFILLAALTLMGWELPPGELGALVSGGVIPLLNILVAIKVALGSWTVILLFIRYRGLL; from the coding sequence ATGAAGTGGGTTTATATTGCAGCAGGGATAGCATTATTTTTCAAAATGCTAGCTATGCCTAATCCTGTAGCAGAATGGTCAGAAATTTCCATTGTGGAATCAGTAGTAAAAGATAGTGGTGTATCTAATGCAGTTTCTGGGATAATTTTTCGGAATCGGCTCTATGACACGATTTTTGAAGTGGTAGTATTTACGATCGCGATTTTGGGTGTAGGTTTTCTGCTGGCAAATGAAAAACCAACTGAAAAAGTATATCAATTTAGCGATCGCCCCTCGATTGTATTAGCCTGCCTGGGGGCAACCATTGCCGCGATCGTCAGTATTGAATTAGCAATTAGAGGTCATCTCAGTCCTGGTGGCGGCTTTGCGGCAGGGGTGGCTGGAGGAACAGCGATTGGTTTGATTGCCATTACTTCCTCATCTCAATGGATGGAAGCTGTATATCATAAGTGGCAAGCAGCTACTTGGGAAAAAATTTCAGTTCTAGTATTTATTCTTCTGGCCGCATTAACTTTAATGGGATGGGAATTACCTCCAGGAGAATTAGGTGCGCTGGTTAGTGGAGGGGTAATTCCTTTACTGAATATTCTAGTAGCGATAAAAGTCGCATTAGGTTCGTGGACAGTTATTTTGCTGTTTATTCGTTATCGAGGGCTATTATGA
- a CDS encoding DUF4040 domain-containing protein: MIDNYVYVIVALLPLAALMLLFQVNPYHALVIRAILGAVAALVYAVLGASDVALTEALVGTMLVVTLYVIAVRSSLVMRLGILKDLTIEKESYFAEIITNLRKVVNKYHLRLELVEYPNSQALEKALMTKEVHATCNKRQQVKPDDEQIYDTAIRVRRLFEILQTELTFPETTLTYVTVSNVEDKH, translated from the coding sequence ATGATTGATAACTATGTTTACGTCATTGTCGCTCTACTACCTCTAGCTGCATTGATGTTGTTGTTTCAAGTTAATCCCTATCATGCGCTAGTTATTAGAGCAATTTTAGGAGCAGTAGCAGCATTAGTTTATGCAGTTTTAGGTGCTTCAGATGTAGCTTTAACCGAAGCTTTGGTAGGGACGATGTTAGTAGTGACTCTTTATGTGATAGCAGTTCGCTCTTCTCTGGTGATGCGTCTGGGAATACTTAAAGATTTGACTATAGAAAAAGAAAGTTATTTTGCAGAAATAATAACTAATCTCAGGAAAGTTGTTAATAAGTATCATTTAAGACTTGAATTAGTTGAATATCCTAATTCACAAGCCTTGGAAAAGGCATTAATGACCAAGGAAGTTCACGCTACCTGTAATAAACGACAACAGGTAAAACCAGATGACGAGCAAATTTACGATACTGCCATTAGAGTTCGTCGTCTTTTTGAGATTCTGCAAACTGAGCTAACTTTTCCAGAGACAACCTTGACCTATGTAACTGTATCTAACGTGGAGGATAAACATTAA
- a CDS encoding monovalent cation/H(+) antiporter subunit G, which translates to MIDILSYSLIVIGIIFWFWGTFPLIGNRSVLFKLHSLSVADTLGSMTIVVGLLLKIPREWPLLLLAIITLAIWNTVLGYVLAYCSSDKG; encoded by the coding sequence ATGATTGATATCTTAAGTTACAGCCTAATAGTTATCGGCATTATTTTCTGGTTTTGGGGCACATTCCCTCTGATAGGAAACAGATCGGTTTTATTTAAACTCCATAGTCTTTCAGTAGCCGATACCCTGGGCTCAATGACTATAGTGGTGGGTTTACTACTTAAGATACCTCGTGAATGGCCATTGTTACTGTTAGCAATTATTACCTTAGCAATTTGGAATACAGTCTTAGGTTATGTCTTAGCATACTGTTCTAGTGATAAGGGATAA
- a CDS encoding Na+/H+ antiporter subunit E: protein MGTITILNIILRLTIWFLLTADFGLANIIIGVAIAFLLPHGSISPGKLKDWLRVLWEIMVAIPQAYFEAIQIILRPHNEEEIVREKVKPRRTPGLIFLDIFLITFTPKTIVTKYDEQGWYEVHLVRRKKKKIKQKL, encoded by the coding sequence ATGGGCACGATCACAATACTCAATATAATACTCCGACTAACAATTTGGTTTTTACTCACTGCCGATTTCGGTTTAGCCAATATTATCATTGGTGTAGCGATCGCCTTCTTGTTACCTCATGGTTCGATATCCCCAGGGAAGTTAAAAGATTGGCTACGGGTGTTGTGGGAAATTATGGTAGCGATTCCTCAAGCCTATTTTGAAGCGATTCAAATCATACTACGTCCCCACAATGAAGAAGAGATTGTCAGAGAAAAAGTTAAACCAAGACGTACGCCAGGACTAATATTTCTGGATATATTTTTGATTACCTTTACACCTAAAACTATTGTTACTAAATACGATGAACAAGGTTGGTACGAAGTACATTTGGTGAGACGTAAGAAAAAGAAAATTAAGCAAAAATTATAA
- a CDS encoding cation:proton antiporter, with translation MTNNLTITWIASSFFIGFVIYLLPKLSRTLSLGLALLSAGYSVQIFLMASPLDVQLIQLLDNFGVTLIVDQLSGFFILTNALVTIAVILYCWQTNKKAFFYMQIVILHGSVNATFICADFISLYVALEVISIASFLLIAYPRSDRSIWVGLRYLFVSNTAMLFYLVGAVLVYQANNSFQFTGLLDSPPEAIALIFLGLLAKGGIFVSGLWLPLTHSESETPVSAMLSGVVVKAGVFPLVRCALMLEEIDPIVRFFGVSTALLGVGYAVFEKDTKRMLAFHTISQLGFVLAAPIVAGFYALTHGLVKSALFLIAGILPSRNFKELQYKPIDTPIWIALVIASFSISGFPLLSGFGAKVLTTKNLLPWQAIAMNIAALGTAISFAKFIFLPHKKLVLRHDNQFKADSNTAGEIDGQKKIQSGFWWAMVILLGGLIGANIFYYEAYTLENIVKPLVTIAIGWLTYLLIFKKLVIKLPRASEKFDHLIGIMSLILILLFWIIWARSQYSI, from the coding sequence ATGACCAATAATCTTACAATTACTTGGATCGCATCGTCATTTTTTATTGGGTTTGTTATTTATTTATTACCTAAACTCTCTCGAACTCTATCACTGGGATTAGCATTGCTTTCGGCTGGCTACTCTGTGCAGATATTTTTAATGGCTTCGCCTTTAGATGTACAGTTAATTCAGCTATTAGATAATTTCGGCGTTACTTTAATTGTCGATCAATTGAGTGGCTTCTTTATTTTAACTAATGCTCTAGTAACAATCGCAGTTATTCTTTACTGTTGGCAAACTAATAAAAAAGCTTTTTTTTATATGCAGATCGTTATTCTGCATGGTAGCGTTAATGCTACTTTTATCTGTGCCGATTTTATTAGTTTGTACGTAGCATTAGAAGTTATCAGTATTGCCTCATTTCTGCTGATTGCTTATCCTCGTTCAGACAGATCGATTTGGGTAGGATTGCGTTATCTCTTTGTCAGTAATACAGCAATGTTGTTTTATCTGGTGGGGGCAGTACTGGTATATCAAGCCAATAATTCCTTTCAATTTACAGGTTTACTCGATTCTCCTCCAGAGGCGATCGCCCTAATTTTTTTGGGGTTATTGGCTAAGGGAGGAATTTTTGTATCGGGCTTGTGGTTGCCCTTAACCCATTCAGAATCAGAAACTCCAGTATCGGCGATGCTTTCGGGGGTGGTGGTCAAAGCGGGTGTCTTCCCTTTGGTGCGCTGTGCGCTGATGTTAGAAGAAATCGATCCAATTGTAAGGTTTTTTGGTGTTAGTACAGCCCTTTTAGGTGTGGGCTATGCCGTCTTTGAAAAAGACACGAAGCGAATGTTAGCATTTCACACAATTTCTCAGTTGGGTTTTGTCCTAGCTGCGCCAATAGTAGCTGGATTTTATGCCCTCACTCACGGCTTAGTTAAGTCTGCTCTATTTTTGATTGCTGGTATTTTACCCAGCCGAAACTTTAAAGAATTACAGTATAAGCCTATTGATACTCCAATCTGGATTGCTTTAGTTATTGCTAGTTTTTCGATCTCTGGTTTTCCTCTACTATCCGGTTTTGGAGCCAAAGTCTTAACTACCAAAAATCTCTTACCCTGGCAAGCTATTGCTATGAATATTGCTGCATTGGGAACAGCAATTTCCTTTGCTAAATTTATTTTCTTACCTCACAAGAAATTGGTATTACGCCATGATAACCAGTTTAAGGCTGATAGTAATACAGCTGGAGAAATTGACGGTCAAAAAAAAATTCAGTCTGGTTTTTGGTGGGCAATGGTAATCCTACTTGGTGGATTAATTGGAGCCAATATTTTTTACTACGAAGCCTACACTTTGGAAAATATTGTCAAGCCACTGGTAACTATTGCTATTGGATGGCTAACATATCTCCTAATTTTTAAGAAATTGGTAATTAAATTACCCCGAGCAAGTGAAAAATTCGATCATCTCATAGGAATTATGAGCTTAATTTTAATTTTACTCTTCTGGATAATATGGGCACGATCACAATACTCAATATAA